In Kordia antarctica, the following proteins share a genomic window:
- a CDS encoding GmrSD restriction endonuclease domain-containing protein, translating to MNKQPKPDSKKYTDLISEIQKGQIKIPKFQRDFVWSIDKTAKLLDSILKGYPIGTFILWETNERLNDIKNIGNLKLPPIPDDIKVQYVLDGQQRITSLYAAFLGASIQKEGEKKITDYGSIFVDLEGDINNNDEQIIVSEKPESKSISLKNLLNSKYSDLRESYSNDDIDKIQEYKETFTSYDFSTVVLRKEDIDSAIEVFTRINTGGQTLTLFEIMSAKTYDEEQKFDMQDRFQKLLKELEVSKYDTISSTVILNVLGLILSKNKECKRKVVLQLDKQRIIDIWDDVISALKESIDYFRSVYRIPVSTLLPYDALLVPFSYFFYYQKEKPKGEQIKYLQEFFWRISLSFRYSSSTESKLAQDIKRIDQILDGKRPNYDELKVFLSSPRDLIDTNFSAGNSYCKAVLCLLAYSEPKDFQDNGKVILDNSYLKMANSKNYHHFFPKSYLRKKGIGNENSIVNITLVGAGLNKYKIKAKAPSIYIQDFLDENDELNKSIKSHLIENIDDFGIHSDDYSVFLEKRATSIFNALKRRIELTNTEKVEDTELKELILIGENEKLEMKSTLRYDLRQNIINKNLEYVIAKTISAFLNSEGGILIIGVDDDGNALGLEKDIETFSKKDVDGFELHLRNIIKKHLGSNFEKHLKVSFPIIDEKTICKVKILKSGKPVFANFEGKDSFYVRNGNSSIPKNREEQSEYEKLHWK from the coding sequence ATAAACAGCCAAAACCAGACTCAAAAAAATATACGGACTTAATATCCGAAATACAAAAAGGACAAATTAAAATTCCAAAATTCCAACGAGATTTTGTTTGGAGCATTGATAAAACAGCAAAACTTTTAGATAGTATTTTAAAAGGTTATCCAATTGGAACTTTCATTTTGTGGGAAACAAACGAAAGATTAAACGATATTAAAAATATTGGAAATCTTAAATTACCACCTATTCCAGACGACATAAAAGTTCAATATGTTTTAGATGGACAACAACGAATCACATCTTTATACGCAGCATTTTTAGGTGCTTCAATACAAAAAGAAGGCGAAAAAAAGATTACGGATTACGGTTCAATATTCGTTGATTTAGAAGGAGATATTAACAATAACGATGAACAAATCATAGTATCAGAGAAACCTGAGTCTAAGAGTATTTCGCTGAAAAACTTACTAAATTCTAAATACAGTGATTTAAGAGAGAGTTATTCTAATGACGATATAGATAAAATTCAAGAATATAAAGAAACTTTTACTTCTTACGATTTCTCAACAGTTGTACTTCGTAAAGAAGATATTGATTCTGCAATCGAAGTCTTTACTCGAATAAATACAGGCGGACAAACATTGACTTTATTTGAAATAATGTCTGCAAAAACTTATGATGAGGAACAGAAATTTGATATGCAAGACCGATTTCAAAAATTACTTAAAGAACTTGAAGTCAGCAAATATGACACAATTTCAAGCACAGTAATTCTAAATGTTTTAGGTCTAATATTAAGTAAAAATAAAGAGTGTAAAAGAAAAGTCGTTTTACAATTAGATAAACAGCGTATTATTGACATTTGGGACGATGTTATTTCAGCACTTAAAGAAAGTATTGACTATTTCCGTTCAGTTTATAGAATTCCTGTATCAACACTCTTACCTTATGATGCACTTTTAGTTCCTTTCAGTTATTTCTTTTACTATCAAAAAGAAAAGCCAAAAGGGGAACAAATAAAATACTTGCAAGAATTTTTTTGGAGAATTTCATTATCGTTTAGATATTCAAGTTCAACAGAATCTAAACTTGCTCAAGATATTAAAAGAATCGATCAAATTTTAGATGGGAAACGACCAAACTACGATGAATTAAAAGTCTTTTTAAGTTCACCAAGAGATTTAATTGATACAAATTTTAGTGCAGGAAACAGCTATTGCAAAGCAGTTCTTTGTTTATTAGCCTATTCCGAACCAAAAGATTTTCAAGATAACGGAAAAGTTATTCTTGATAATTCTTATTTAAAAATGGCAAATAGTAAAAACTATCACCACTTTTTCCCTAAATCATATTTAAGAAAAAAAGGGATTGGAAACGAAAATAGTATTGTAAATATTACTTTGGTTGGAGCAGGTTTAAATAAGTATAAAATTAAAGCAAAAGCACCTTCAATTTATATTCAAGATTTTTTAGATGAAAATGATGAATTGAATAAATCTATCAAATCTCACTTAATTGAAAATATTGACGATTTTGGTATTCATAGTGATGATTATTCTGTGTTTTTAGAAAAGAGAGCTACTTCCATTTTTAATGCTTTAAAAAGAAGAATAGAATTAACAAATACGGAAAAAGTAGAGGACACAGAATTAAAAGAATTAATCTTAATCGGAGAAAATGAAAAGTTGGAAATGAAATCAACTTTACGCTATGATTTGAGACAAAATATTATAAATAAAAATTTAGAATATGTCATTGCTAAAACTATTTCTGCGTTTTTAAACAGCGAAGGCGGGATTTTAATCATCGGAGTTGATGATGATGGAAATGCATTAGGACTTGAAAAAGACATTGAAACCTTTTCTAAAAAAGATGTAGACGGTTTTGAATTGCATTTAAGGAACATTATTAAGAAACATTTAGGTTCAAACTTTGAAAAGCATTTAAAAGTATCGTTTCCAATAATTGATGAAAAAACAATTTGTAAAGTGAAAATCCTAAAAAGTGGAAAACCTGTGTTTGCGAATTTTGAGGGAAAAGATAGTTTTTACGTCCGAAATGGGAACTCATCAATTCCGAAAAACAGAGAGGAACAAAGTGAGTACGAAAAGCTACATTGGAAATAA
- a CDS encoding dienelactone hydrolase family protein: protein MSELKKEDIKQEVFDLYDDYAHNKIGRRQFAKRLSLYAAGSITVGSLLSFMSPNYTTTSEVSKDDARLDSEFITYNSPKGGGKIKGLLSLPKDISKKVPGVIVVHENRGLNPYIEDVGRRTALDGFISLAPDALSPLGGYPGNDDDGRTMQKKRDKNEMLEDFIAAFEYVKNHPNCNGKVGVVGFCFGGWISNMMAVKLTDLAAAVPFYGRQPSDEDAAKITTPLLLQYAELDTRVNAGWEAYEKVLKANQIDYKAHFYPNVNHGFHNNTTPRYDKKEATLAWERTIAFFKEKLV, encoded by the coding sequence ATGAGCGAATTAAAAAAAGAAGATATTAAACAAGAAGTTTTTGATTTGTATGACGACTATGCACACAATAAAATTGGGCGACGTCAATTTGCAAAACGACTTTCTTTGTATGCCGCAGGAAGTATTACTGTTGGTTCATTACTGAGTTTTATGTCGCCAAATTATACAACGACTTCCGAAGTTTCAAAAGATGATGCTCGGCTAGATTCTGAATTTATCACGTATAATTCTCCAAAAGGTGGCGGAAAGATTAAAGGACTACTTTCTTTACCCAAAGATATTTCGAAAAAAGTACCTGGCGTCATTGTTGTTCATGAAAATAGAGGCTTAAATCCGTATATTGAAGATGTCGGAAGACGCACAGCATTAGATGGTTTTATAAGTTTAGCACCAGATGCATTATCGCCACTTGGCGGTTACCCTGGAAATGACGACGACGGAAGAACGATGCAGAAAAAGCGTGACAAAAATGAAATGTTGGAAGACTTTATTGCTGCATTTGAATATGTAAAAAATCACCCAAATTGCAATGGAAAAGTTGGCGTTGTTGGTTTTTGTTTTGGCGGCTGGATTTCGAATATGATGGCTGTAAAACTAACCGATTTGGCGGCTGCTGTTCCTTTTTATGGAAGACAACCAAGTGATGAAGATGCTGCAAAAATTACAACTCCTTTGTTGTTACAATATGCCGAATTGGACACGCGCGTGAATGCAGGTTGGGAAGCCTATGAAAAAGTATTGAAAGCTAACCAAATAGATTACAAAGCACATTTTTACCCGAATGTAAATCACGGGTTTCATAATAATACAACGCCACGTTATGATAAAAAAGAAGCAACGTTGGCTTGGGAACGAACGATTGCATTTTTTAAGGAGAAGTTGGTGTAA